Proteins encoded together in one Oncorhynchus mykiss isolate Arlee chromosome 7, USDA_OmykA_1.1, whole genome shotgun sequence window:
- the cd99 gene encoding CD99 molecule isoform X1 — protein MKSCLWIALLVTLVIGTKTQDFDLSDAFDFDDPITTIPKQPKEPAKDPSPGGGFDLFGALGPEEPEKPAGIPPKEGGTDPKPVDPKPVDPKKPAEDGMGFDLSDAFGPDPVPGKPAVVPPKDGGTGGGSFGDNDLFDFSDNDNYKPDPGKGGGARAADPAPSDPNGGGGAPADQPQGEEAGSGQIAAIVSGIGVALLGAASSYFAYQKKKLCFKVQGGEDPESGKNAHGAQSDPQVMSNLLRSS, from the exons ATGAAATCTTGCTTATGGATTGCCTTGCTTGTAACTCTTGTTATAGGGACGAAAACACAAG ACTTCGATCTTTCTGATGCCTTTGATTTCG ATGACCCTATAACTACTATTCCAAAACAGCCAAAGGAACCTGCAAAGGATCCCAGTCCAG GAGGAGGATTTGATCTATTCGGTGCTCTTGGTCCAGAAG AGCCTGAGAAACCAGCTGGGATCCCTCCTAAAGAAGGTGGAACTG ATCCCAAACCTGTAGATCCCAAACCTGTAGATCCCAAAAAACCAGCTGAGG ATGGGATGGGTTTTGACCTGTCTGATGCCTTTGGTCCAG ATCCCGTACCGGGTAAACCAGCTGTTGTTCCACCGAAAGATGGAGGCACCG GTGGCGGGTCCTTCGGAGACAATGACCTGTTTGATTTTAGCGATAACGATAACTACAAGCCTGATCCCGGCAAGGGAGGTGGAG cacGTGCAGCTGACCCAGCGCCCTCAGATCCCAATG GAGGAGGTGGTGCTCCTGCAGACCAACCTCAAG gtgaagaagctggatctGGTCAGATCGCTGCCATAGTGAGTGGAATAGGAGTGGCCCTCCTTGGTGCTGCCTCCAGCTACTTTGCCTACCAAAAGAAGAAACTGTGTTTCAAGGTTCAGGGAG GTGAAGATCCAGAAAGTGGAAAGAACGCACATGGAGCACAGTCTGATCCCCAAG TGATGAGCAACTTGCTCAGGTCATCCTAA
- the cd99 gene encoding CD99 molecule isoform X4, whose amino-acid sequence MKSCLWIALLVTLVIGTKTQDFDLSDAFDFDDPITTIPKQPKEPAKDPSPGGGFDLFGALGPEEPEKPAGIPPKEGGTDPKPVDPKPVDPKKPAEDPVPGKPAVVPPKDGGTGGGSFGDNDLFDFSDNDNYKPDPGKGGGARAADPAPSDPNGGGGAPADQPQGEEAGSGQIAAIVSGIGVALLGAASSYFAYQKKKLCFKVQGGEDPESGKNAHGAQSDPQVMSNLLRSS is encoded by the exons ATGAAATCTTGCTTATGGATTGCCTTGCTTGTAACTCTTGTTATAGGGACGAAAACACAAG ACTTCGATCTTTCTGATGCCTTTGATTTCG ATGACCCTATAACTACTATTCCAAAACAGCCAAAGGAACCTGCAAAGGATCCCAGTCCAG GAGGAGGATTTGATCTATTCGGTGCTCTTGGTCCAGAAG AGCCTGAGAAACCAGCTGGGATCCCTCCTAAAGAAGGTGGAACTG ATCCCAAACCTGTAGATCCCAAACCTGTAGATCCCAAAAAACCAGCTGAGG ATCCCGTACCGGGTAAACCAGCTGTTGTTCCACCGAAAGATGGAGGCACCG GTGGCGGGTCCTTCGGAGACAATGACCTGTTTGATTTTAGCGATAACGATAACTACAAGCCTGATCCCGGCAAGGGAGGTGGAG cacGTGCAGCTGACCCAGCGCCCTCAGATCCCAATG GAGGAGGTGGTGCTCCTGCAGACCAACCTCAAG gtgaagaagctggatctGGTCAGATCGCTGCCATAGTGAGTGGAATAGGAGTGGCCCTCCTTGGTGCTGCCTCCAGCTACTTTGCCTACCAAAAGAAGAAACTGTGTTTCAAGGTTCAGGGAG GTGAAGATCCAGAAAGTGGAAAGAACGCACATGGAGCACAGTCTGATCCCCAAG TGATGAGCAACTTGCTCAGGTCATCCTAA
- the cd99 gene encoding CD99 molecule isoform X3 has protein sequence MKSCLWIALLVTLVIGTKTQDFDLSDAFDFDDPITTIPKQPKEPAKDPSPEPEKPAGIPPKEGGTDPKPVDPKPVDPKKPAEDGMGFDLSDAFGPDPVPGKPAVVPPKDGGTGGGSFGDNDLFDFSDNDNYKPDPGKGGGARAADPAPSDPNGGGGAPADQPQGEEAGSGQIAAIVSGIGVALLGAASSYFAYQKKKLCFKVQGGEDPESGKNAHGAQSDPQVMSNLLRSS, from the exons ATGAAATCTTGCTTATGGATTGCCTTGCTTGTAACTCTTGTTATAGGGACGAAAACACAAG ACTTCGATCTTTCTGATGCCTTTGATTTCG ATGACCCTATAACTACTATTCCAAAACAGCCAAAGGAACCTGCAAAGGATCCCAGTCCAG AGCCTGAGAAACCAGCTGGGATCCCTCCTAAAGAAGGTGGAACTG ATCCCAAACCTGTAGATCCCAAACCTGTAGATCCCAAAAAACCAGCTGAGG ATGGGATGGGTTTTGACCTGTCTGATGCCTTTGGTCCAG ATCCCGTACCGGGTAAACCAGCTGTTGTTCCACCGAAAGATGGAGGCACCG GTGGCGGGTCCTTCGGAGACAATGACCTGTTTGATTTTAGCGATAACGATAACTACAAGCCTGATCCCGGCAAGGGAGGTGGAG cacGTGCAGCTGACCCAGCGCCCTCAGATCCCAATG GAGGAGGTGGTGCTCCTGCAGACCAACCTCAAG gtgaagaagctggatctGGTCAGATCGCTGCCATAGTGAGTGGAATAGGAGTGGCCCTCCTTGGTGCTGCCTCCAGCTACTTTGCCTACCAAAAGAAGAAACTGTGTTTCAAGGTTCAGGGAG GTGAAGATCCAGAAAGTGGAAAGAACGCACATGGAGCACAGTCTGATCCCCAAG TGATGAGCAACTTGCTCAGGTCATCCTAA
- the cd99 gene encoding CD99 molecule isoform X6, whose protein sequence is MKSCLWIALLVTLVIGTKTQDFDLSDAFDFDDPITTIPKQPKEPAKDPSPEPEKPAGIPPKEGGTDPKPVDPKPVDPKKPAEDPVPGKPAVVPPKDGGTGGGSFGDNDLFDFSDNDNYKPDPGKGGGARAADPAPSDPNGGGGAPADQPQGEEAGSGQIAAIVSGIGVALLGAASSYFAYQKKKLCFKVQGGEDPESGKNAHGAQSDPQVMSNLLRSS, encoded by the exons ATGAAATCTTGCTTATGGATTGCCTTGCTTGTAACTCTTGTTATAGGGACGAAAACACAAG ACTTCGATCTTTCTGATGCCTTTGATTTCG ATGACCCTATAACTACTATTCCAAAACAGCCAAAGGAACCTGCAAAGGATCCCAGTCCAG AGCCTGAGAAACCAGCTGGGATCCCTCCTAAAGAAGGTGGAACTG ATCCCAAACCTGTAGATCCCAAACCTGTAGATCCCAAAAAACCAGCTGAGG ATCCCGTACCGGGTAAACCAGCTGTTGTTCCACCGAAAGATGGAGGCACCG GTGGCGGGTCCTTCGGAGACAATGACCTGTTTGATTTTAGCGATAACGATAACTACAAGCCTGATCCCGGCAAGGGAGGTGGAG cacGTGCAGCTGACCCAGCGCCCTCAGATCCCAATG GAGGAGGTGGTGCTCCTGCAGACCAACCTCAAG gtgaagaagctggatctGGTCAGATCGCTGCCATAGTGAGTGGAATAGGAGTGGCCCTCCTTGGTGCTGCCTCCAGCTACTTTGCCTACCAAAAGAAGAAACTGTGTTTCAAGGTTCAGGGAG GTGAAGATCCAGAAAGTGGAAAGAACGCACATGGAGCACAGTCTGATCCCCAAG TGATGAGCAACTTGCTCAGGTCATCCTAA
- the cd99 gene encoding CD99 molecule isoform X2, translating into MKSCLWIALLVTLVIGTKTQDFDLSDAFDFDDPITTIPKQPKEPAKDPSPGGGFDLFGALGPEEPEKPAGIPPKEGGTDPKPVDPKPVDPKKPAEDGMGFDLSDAFGPDPVPGKPAVVPPKDGGTGGGSFGDNDLFDFSDNDNYKPDPGKGGGARAADPAPSDPNGGGGAPADQPQGEEAGSGQIAAIVSGIGVALLGAASSYFAYQKKKLCFKVQGGEDPESGKNAHGAQSDPQD; encoded by the exons ATGAAATCTTGCTTATGGATTGCCTTGCTTGTAACTCTTGTTATAGGGACGAAAACACAAG ACTTCGATCTTTCTGATGCCTTTGATTTCG ATGACCCTATAACTACTATTCCAAAACAGCCAAAGGAACCTGCAAAGGATCCCAGTCCAG GAGGAGGATTTGATCTATTCGGTGCTCTTGGTCCAGAAG AGCCTGAGAAACCAGCTGGGATCCCTCCTAAAGAAGGTGGAACTG ATCCCAAACCTGTAGATCCCAAACCTGTAGATCCCAAAAAACCAGCTGAGG ATGGGATGGGTTTTGACCTGTCTGATGCCTTTGGTCCAG ATCCCGTACCGGGTAAACCAGCTGTTGTTCCACCGAAAGATGGAGGCACCG GTGGCGGGTCCTTCGGAGACAATGACCTGTTTGATTTTAGCGATAACGATAACTACAAGCCTGATCCCGGCAAGGGAGGTGGAG cacGTGCAGCTGACCCAGCGCCCTCAGATCCCAATG GAGGAGGTGGTGCTCCTGCAGACCAACCTCAAG gtgaagaagctggatctGGTCAGATCGCTGCCATAGTGAGTGGAATAGGAGTGGCCCTCCTTGGTGCTGCCTCCAGCTACTTTGCCTACCAAAAGAAGAAACTGTGTTTCAAGGTTCAGGGAG GTGAAGATCCAGAAAGTGGAAAGAACGCACATGGAGCACAGTCTGATCCCCAAG ATTAG
- the cd99 gene encoding CD99 molecule isoform X5 has translation MKSCLWIALLVTLVIGTKTQDFDLSDAFDFDDPITTIPKQPKEPAKDPSPGGGFDLFGALGPEEPEKPAGIPPKEGGTDPKPVDPKPVDPKKPAEDPVPGKPAVVPPKDGGTGGGSFGDNDLFDFSDNDNYKPDPGKGGGARAADPAPSDPNGGGGAPADQPQGEEAGSGQIAAIVSGIGVALLGAASSYFAYQKKKLCFKVQGGEDPESGKNAHGAQSDPQD, from the exons ATGAAATCTTGCTTATGGATTGCCTTGCTTGTAACTCTTGTTATAGGGACGAAAACACAAG ACTTCGATCTTTCTGATGCCTTTGATTTCG ATGACCCTATAACTACTATTCCAAAACAGCCAAAGGAACCTGCAAAGGATCCCAGTCCAG GAGGAGGATTTGATCTATTCGGTGCTCTTGGTCCAGAAG AGCCTGAGAAACCAGCTGGGATCCCTCCTAAAGAAGGTGGAACTG ATCCCAAACCTGTAGATCCCAAACCTGTAGATCCCAAAAAACCAGCTGAGG ATCCCGTACCGGGTAAACCAGCTGTTGTTCCACCGAAAGATGGAGGCACCG GTGGCGGGTCCTTCGGAGACAATGACCTGTTTGATTTTAGCGATAACGATAACTACAAGCCTGATCCCGGCAAGGGAGGTGGAG cacGTGCAGCTGACCCAGCGCCCTCAGATCCCAATG GAGGAGGTGGTGCTCCTGCAGACCAACCTCAAG gtgaagaagctggatctGGTCAGATCGCTGCCATAGTGAGTGGAATAGGAGTGGCCCTCCTTGGTGCTGCCTCCAGCTACTTTGCCTACCAAAAGAAGAAACTGTGTTTCAAGGTTCAGGGAG GTGAAGATCCAGAAAGTGGAAAGAACGCACATGGAGCACAGTCTGATCCCCAAG ATTAG